One window of the Doryrhamphus excisus isolate RoL2022-K1 chromosome 10, RoL_Dexc_1.0, whole genome shotgun sequence genome contains the following:
- the LOC131136957 gene encoding PHD finger protein 20-like isoform X2: MKTPPDRTGIKFEVGAQLQARDRHKNWYSATIEKIDYDKERVQVHYRQWSRRHDEWFQWNSPYLRPLERVSLRRRGLTQTSSSTSFVSGTKVLACWTDCRFYPAKILQVNKDDSYTVRFYDGVVRTVRPTKVKPFQRKLRREKTAVGSEGWEEGESEEEQEAEGGEEVEEEEEKEEKKEDEGEKEGSTESERRPQASSSSSPPPAKKRIHDTENSDAHKQPITSELSPPAVPNPAHIDKDVLLERQAHLPTTHKFSREPLYRVIKNQPPPILSIELDHNPFKCPSAGCTKSFRKASLLHYHIKYYHSEQQQQQPDEHSSASETPRRKRSTSEGGHFLYDTVTCHHDDRELGTSLTEVKKETTREKSHHDRKERKDFLRVKLKKKKKRKKKKKKRSQAELCSSDDDISALPPVAFTLGKDHHGGVHMFDDGSDWSTLTAESGEDTPFWSVAMETEDCEVVRCVCEVDEENDFMIQCESCLCWQHGTCMGLYENNIPHNYICYYCRHCTGWRRAQRYQSEPDLLSSGRMFGLSCVRDNYSEVNASKITLTSGLLAHTHGLHQVLSGLQLKISLLHAPSHPDLQLWRLPWRQEETQKPTDGPRGETHVSYVSSEHCYQKPGASWENKKRDETEKDWPMVSVKLEPHDDQKEIKKEEENTTLCGDADWHGGAKGTKHTGVDEHTHYVTSATECQLNLLDHVECLHQQICTRMDLVEKDLDVLESWLDHSGELEPPEPLSRLPQLKQRIRRLLCELSVVRRLSVCHCH, translated from the exons ATGAAGACTCCTCCAGACAGGACGGGCATAAAGTTTGAAGTTGGCGCTCAACTCCAGGCCAGGGACCGCCACAAGAACTG GTACTCGGCCACCATTGAGAAAATTGACTACGACAAAGAGCGCGTCCAGGTCCATTATCGTCAGTGGAGTCGCCGCCATGACGAGTGGTTCCAGTGGAACTCGCCCTACCTGCGCCCGTTGGAGCGAGTCAGTCTGAGGAGGCGGGGCCTCACTCAGACGAGCTCGTCAACG tcgTTTGTTTCCGGCACAAAGGTTCTGGCATGTTGGACCGACTGTCGTTTCTACCCGGCCAAAATCCTGCAGGTCAACAAAGACG actCCTACACCGTCCGGTTCTACGATGGTGTGGTTCGAACCGTAAGGCCCACTAAAGTCAAACCTTTCCAGAGA aaaTTGAGACGTGAGAAGACGGCAGTGGGAAGCGAGGGATGGGAAGAAGGAGAGAGCGAGGAAGAGCAGGAGGCAGAAGGaggagaggaggtggaggaggaggaggagaaggaagaaaagaaggaagatGAAGgtgagaaggaaggaagcacAGAGAGTGAGCGGAGACCACaagcttcatcatcatcatcgcctcCACCAGCTAAGAAGAGGATCCATGACA CTGAAAACAGTGACGCTCAcaagcagccaatcacaagcgaGCTCAGCCCACCAGCTGTCCCAAACCCCGCCCACATCGACAAAG ATGTCTTGTTGGAGCGTCAGGCCCACCTGCCCACCACTCACAAATTCAGCAGAGAACCAC TATACAGGGTGATCAAGAACCAGCCTCCCCCCATCCTCTCCATTGAGTTGGACCACAATCCCTTCAAGTGTCCATCGGCAGGCTGCACCAAGTCCTTCCGGAAGGCGAGTCTACTGCACTACCACATCAAATATTATCACtccgagcagcagcagcagcagccggaTGAGCACAGCAGCGCATCGGAGACGCCAAG AAGGAAGCGCTCCACTTCTGAGGGCGGCCACTTCCTGTATGACACAGTCACCTGTCACCATGACGACAGAGAGCTCGGCACTTCACTAACAG AGGTGAAGAAGGAGACGACGAGGGAGAAGAGTCatcatgacaggaaggagaggAAAGACTTCCTGAGAGTCaaactgaagaagaagaaaaagaggaagaagaagaagaagaagaggagtcAGGCAG AACTGTGCAGCAGCGACGACGACATCTCGGCACTGCCTCCTGTTGCCTTCACGCTCGGCAAGGACCATCACGGCGGTGTGCACATGT TCGACGACGGCAGCGACTGGTCAACGCTGACCGCCGAAAGCGGGGAGGACACGCCCTTTTGGTCGGTCGCCATGGAGACGGAGGACTGTGAGGTGGTGAGGTGTGTGTGCGAAGTGGACGAGGAGAACGACTTCATGATCCAG tGTGAGTCATGTTTGTGTTGGCAGCACGGCACCTGTATGGGCTTGTATGAAAACAACATCCCGCACAACTACATCTGCTACTACTGCAGACACTGCACag GCTGGAGGCGTGCTCAGCGCTACCAGTCCGAGCCCGACTTGCTGTCGTCGGGTCGCATGTTTGGCCTGTCTTGCGTGAGGGACAACTACTCCGAAGTCAATGCCTCCAAGATCACACTTACCAGCGGCCTCCTGGCTCACACGCATGGTCTCCATCAGGTCCTCAGCGGGCTGCAGCTCAAAATTAGCCTCTTACA CGCGCCCTCGCACCCTGATCTGCAGCTGTGGCGGTTGCCTTGGAGACAAGAGGAGACGCAAAAGCCGACGGATGGTCCGAGAGGAGAGACCCACGTCAGTTATGTCAGCAGCGAGCACTGCTACCAGAAGCCTGGTGCATCATGGGAGAATAAGAAGCGTGACGAGACCGAGAAGGACTGGCCGATGGTTTCTGTGAAGCTAGAACCGCATGATGACCAGAAG gaaataaagaaggaggaggaaaacaCGACGCTGTGCGGCGATGCAGACTGGCATGGCGGGGCCAAGGGGACAAAACACACCGGTGTCGATGAGCACACACATTACGTGACTTCGGCCACAGAGTGCCAGCTAAACCTGCTGGACCACGTGGAGTGTCTTCACCAGCAGATCTGCACCAGGATGGACCTGGTCGAGAAAGACCTGGATG TGTTGGAGTCCTGGTTGGACCATTCCGGCGAGCTGGAACCTCCCGAGCCGCTGTCCCGCCTCCCGCAGCTCAAACAGCGAATCAGACGGCTGCTGTGCGAGCTGTCAGTTGTAAGGCGCCTCTCTGTATGCCACTGTCACTGA
- the LOC131136957 gene encoding PHD finger protein 20-like isoform X3: protein MKTPPDRTGIKFEVGAQLQARDRHKNWYSATIEKIDYDKERVQVHYRQWSRRHDEWFQWNSPYLRPLERVSLRRRGLTQTSSSTSFVSGTKVLACWTDCRFYPAKILQVNKDDSYTVRFYDGVVRTVRPTKVKPFQRKLRREKTAVGSEGWEEGESEEEQEAEGGEEVEEEEEKEEKKEDEGEKEGSTESERRPQASSSSSPPPAKKRIHDTENSDAHKQPITSELSPPAVPNPAHIDKDVLLERQAHLPTTHKFSREPLYRVIKNQPPPILSIELDHNPFKCPSAGCTKSFRKASLLHYHIKYYHSEQQQQQPDEHSSASETPRRKRSTSEGGHFLYDTVTCHHDDRELGTSLTEVKKETTREKSHHDRKERKDFLRVKLKKKKKRKKKKKKRSQAELCSSDDDISALPPVAFTLGKDHHGVDDGSDWSTLTAESGEDTPFWSVAMETEDCEVVRCVCEVDEENDFMIQCESCLCWQHGTCMGLYENNIPHNYICYYCRHCTGWRRAQRYQSEPDLLSSGRMFGLSCVRDNYSEVNASKITLTSGLLAHTHGLHQVLSGLQLKISLLHAPSHPDLQLWRLPWRQEETQKPTDGPRGETHVSYVSSEHCYQKPGASWENKKRDETEKDWPMVSVKLEPHDDQKEIKKEEENTTLCGDADWHGGAKGTKHTGVDEHTHYVTSATECQLNLLDHVECLHQQICTRMDLVEKDLDVLESWLDHSGELEPPEPLSRLPQLKQRIRRLLCELSVVRRLSVCHCH, encoded by the exons ATGAAGACTCCTCCAGACAGGACGGGCATAAAGTTTGAAGTTGGCGCTCAACTCCAGGCCAGGGACCGCCACAAGAACTG GTACTCGGCCACCATTGAGAAAATTGACTACGACAAAGAGCGCGTCCAGGTCCATTATCGTCAGTGGAGTCGCCGCCATGACGAGTGGTTCCAGTGGAACTCGCCCTACCTGCGCCCGTTGGAGCGAGTCAGTCTGAGGAGGCGGGGCCTCACTCAGACGAGCTCGTCAACG tcgTTTGTTTCCGGCACAAAGGTTCTGGCATGTTGGACCGACTGTCGTTTCTACCCGGCCAAAATCCTGCAGGTCAACAAAGACG actCCTACACCGTCCGGTTCTACGATGGTGTGGTTCGAACCGTAAGGCCCACTAAAGTCAAACCTTTCCAGAGA aaaTTGAGACGTGAGAAGACGGCAGTGGGAAGCGAGGGATGGGAAGAAGGAGAGAGCGAGGAAGAGCAGGAGGCAGAAGGaggagaggaggtggaggaggaggaggagaaggaagaaaagaaggaagatGAAGgtgagaaggaaggaagcacAGAGAGTGAGCGGAGACCACaagcttcatcatcatcatcgcctcCACCAGCTAAGAAGAGGATCCATGACA CTGAAAACAGTGACGCTCAcaagcagccaatcacaagcgaGCTCAGCCCACCAGCTGTCCCAAACCCCGCCCACATCGACAAAG ATGTCTTGTTGGAGCGTCAGGCCCACCTGCCCACCACTCACAAATTCAGCAGAGAACCAC TATACAGGGTGATCAAGAACCAGCCTCCCCCCATCCTCTCCATTGAGTTGGACCACAATCCCTTCAAGTGTCCATCGGCAGGCTGCACCAAGTCCTTCCGGAAGGCGAGTCTACTGCACTACCACATCAAATATTATCACtccgagcagcagcagcagcagccggaTGAGCACAGCAGCGCATCGGAGACGCCAAG AAGGAAGCGCTCCACTTCTGAGGGCGGCCACTTCCTGTATGACACAGTCACCTGTCACCATGACGACAGAGAGCTCGGCACTTCACTAACAG AGGTGAAGAAGGAGACGACGAGGGAGAAGAGTCatcatgacaggaaggagaggAAAGACTTCCTGAGAGTCaaactgaagaagaagaaaaagaggaagaagaagaagaagaagaggagtcAGGCAG AACTGTGCAGCAGCGACGACGACATCTCGGCACTGCCTCCTGTTGCCTTCACGCTCGGCAAGGACCATCACGGCG TCGACGACGGCAGCGACTGGTCAACGCTGACCGCCGAAAGCGGGGAGGACACGCCCTTTTGGTCGGTCGCCATGGAGACGGAGGACTGTGAGGTGGTGAGGTGTGTGTGCGAAGTGGACGAGGAGAACGACTTCATGATCCAG tGTGAGTCATGTTTGTGTTGGCAGCACGGCACCTGTATGGGCTTGTATGAAAACAACATCCCGCACAACTACATCTGCTACTACTGCAGACACTGCACag GCTGGAGGCGTGCTCAGCGCTACCAGTCCGAGCCCGACTTGCTGTCGTCGGGTCGCATGTTTGGCCTGTCTTGCGTGAGGGACAACTACTCCGAAGTCAATGCCTCCAAGATCACACTTACCAGCGGCCTCCTGGCTCACACGCATGGTCTCCATCAGGTCCTCAGCGGGCTGCAGCTCAAAATTAGCCTCTTACA CGCGCCCTCGCACCCTGATCTGCAGCTGTGGCGGTTGCCTTGGAGACAAGAGGAGACGCAAAAGCCGACGGATGGTCCGAGAGGAGAGACCCACGTCAGTTATGTCAGCAGCGAGCACTGCTACCAGAAGCCTGGTGCATCATGGGAGAATAAGAAGCGTGACGAGACCGAGAAGGACTGGCCGATGGTTTCTGTGAAGCTAGAACCGCATGATGACCAGAAG gaaataaagaaggaggaggaaaacaCGACGCTGTGCGGCGATGCAGACTGGCATGGCGGGGCCAAGGGGACAAAACACACCGGTGTCGATGAGCACACACATTACGTGACTTCGGCCACAGAGTGCCAGCTAAACCTGCTGGACCACGTGGAGTGTCTTCACCAGCAGATCTGCACCAGGATGGACCTGGTCGAGAAAGACCTGGATG TGTTGGAGTCCTGGTTGGACCATTCCGGCGAGCTGGAACCTCCCGAGCCGCTGTCCCGCCTCCCGCAGCTCAAACAGCGAATCAGACGGCTGCTGTGCGAGCTGTCAGTTGTAAGGCGCCTCTCTGTATGCCACTGTCACTGA
- the LOC131136957 gene encoding PHD finger protein 20-like isoform X1, whose amino-acid sequence MKTPPDRTGIKFEVGAQLQARDRHKNWYSATIEKIDYDKERVQVHYRQWSRRHDEWFQWNSPYLRPLERVSLRRRGLTQTSSSTSFVSGTKVLACWTDCRFYPAKILQVNKDDSYTVRFYDGVVRTVRPTKVKPFQRKLRREKTAVGSEGWEEGESEEEQEAEGGEEVEEEEEKEEKKEDEGEKEGSTESERRPQASSSSSPPPAKKRIHDTENSDAHKQPITSELSPPAVPNPAHIDKDVLLERQAHLPTTHKFSREPLYRVIKNQPPPILSIELDHNPFKCPSAGCTKSFRKASLLHYHIKYYHSEQQQQQPDEHSSASETPRRKRSTSEGGHFLYDTVTCHHDDRELGTSLTEVKKETTREKSHHDRKERKDFLRVKLKKKKKRKKKKKKRSQAELCSSDDDISALPPVAFTLGKDHHGGVHMCKCETLKHADVGPVHNQLVRFPVDDGSDWSTLTAESGEDTPFWSVAMETEDCEVVRCVCEVDEENDFMIQCESCLCWQHGTCMGLYENNIPHNYICYYCRHCTGWRRAQRYQSEPDLLSSGRMFGLSCVRDNYSEVNASKITLTSGLLAHTHGLHQVLSGLQLKISLLHAPSHPDLQLWRLPWRQEETQKPTDGPRGETHVSYVSSEHCYQKPGASWENKKRDETEKDWPMVSVKLEPHDDQKEIKKEEENTTLCGDADWHGGAKGTKHTGVDEHTHYVTSATECQLNLLDHVECLHQQICTRMDLVEKDLDVLESWLDHSGELEPPEPLSRLPQLKQRIRRLLCELSVVRRLSVCHCH is encoded by the exons ATGAAGACTCCTCCAGACAGGACGGGCATAAAGTTTGAAGTTGGCGCTCAACTCCAGGCCAGGGACCGCCACAAGAACTG GTACTCGGCCACCATTGAGAAAATTGACTACGACAAAGAGCGCGTCCAGGTCCATTATCGTCAGTGGAGTCGCCGCCATGACGAGTGGTTCCAGTGGAACTCGCCCTACCTGCGCCCGTTGGAGCGAGTCAGTCTGAGGAGGCGGGGCCTCACTCAGACGAGCTCGTCAACG tcgTTTGTTTCCGGCACAAAGGTTCTGGCATGTTGGACCGACTGTCGTTTCTACCCGGCCAAAATCCTGCAGGTCAACAAAGACG actCCTACACCGTCCGGTTCTACGATGGTGTGGTTCGAACCGTAAGGCCCACTAAAGTCAAACCTTTCCAGAGA aaaTTGAGACGTGAGAAGACGGCAGTGGGAAGCGAGGGATGGGAAGAAGGAGAGAGCGAGGAAGAGCAGGAGGCAGAAGGaggagaggaggtggaggaggaggaggagaaggaagaaaagaaggaagatGAAGgtgagaaggaaggaagcacAGAGAGTGAGCGGAGACCACaagcttcatcatcatcatcgcctcCACCAGCTAAGAAGAGGATCCATGACA CTGAAAACAGTGACGCTCAcaagcagccaatcacaagcgaGCTCAGCCCACCAGCTGTCCCAAACCCCGCCCACATCGACAAAG ATGTCTTGTTGGAGCGTCAGGCCCACCTGCCCACCACTCACAAATTCAGCAGAGAACCAC TATACAGGGTGATCAAGAACCAGCCTCCCCCCATCCTCTCCATTGAGTTGGACCACAATCCCTTCAAGTGTCCATCGGCAGGCTGCACCAAGTCCTTCCGGAAGGCGAGTCTACTGCACTACCACATCAAATATTATCACtccgagcagcagcagcagcagccggaTGAGCACAGCAGCGCATCGGAGACGCCAAG AAGGAAGCGCTCCACTTCTGAGGGCGGCCACTTCCTGTATGACACAGTCACCTGTCACCATGACGACAGAGAGCTCGGCACTTCACTAACAG AGGTGAAGAAGGAGACGACGAGGGAGAAGAGTCatcatgacaggaaggagaggAAAGACTTCCTGAGAGTCaaactgaagaagaagaaaaagaggaagaagaagaagaagaagaggagtcAGGCAG AACTGTGCAGCAGCGACGACGACATCTCGGCACTGCCTCCTGTTGCCTTCACGCTCGGCAAGGACCATCACGGCGGTGTGCACATGTGTAAATGTGAAACGCTAAAACACGCCGACGTGGGCCCAGTACACAACCAGCTTGTCCGCTTTCCAGTCGACGACGGCAGCGACTGGTCAACGCTGACCGCCGAAAGCGGGGAGGACACGCCCTTTTGGTCGGTCGCCATGGAGACGGAGGACTGTGAGGTGGTGAGGTGTGTGTGCGAAGTGGACGAGGAGAACGACTTCATGATCCAG tGTGAGTCATGTTTGTGTTGGCAGCACGGCACCTGTATGGGCTTGTATGAAAACAACATCCCGCACAACTACATCTGCTACTACTGCAGACACTGCACag GCTGGAGGCGTGCTCAGCGCTACCAGTCCGAGCCCGACTTGCTGTCGTCGGGTCGCATGTTTGGCCTGTCTTGCGTGAGGGACAACTACTCCGAAGTCAATGCCTCCAAGATCACACTTACCAGCGGCCTCCTGGCTCACACGCATGGTCTCCATCAGGTCCTCAGCGGGCTGCAGCTCAAAATTAGCCTCTTACA CGCGCCCTCGCACCCTGATCTGCAGCTGTGGCGGTTGCCTTGGAGACAAGAGGAGACGCAAAAGCCGACGGATGGTCCGAGAGGAGAGACCCACGTCAGTTATGTCAGCAGCGAGCACTGCTACCAGAAGCCTGGTGCATCATGGGAGAATAAGAAGCGTGACGAGACCGAGAAGGACTGGCCGATGGTTTCTGTGAAGCTAGAACCGCATGATGACCAGAAG gaaataaagaaggaggaggaaaacaCGACGCTGTGCGGCGATGCAGACTGGCATGGCGGGGCCAAGGGGACAAAACACACCGGTGTCGATGAGCACACACATTACGTGACTTCGGCCACAGAGTGCCAGCTAAACCTGCTGGACCACGTGGAGTGTCTTCACCAGCAGATCTGCACCAGGATGGACCTGGTCGAGAAAGACCTGGATG TGTTGGAGTCCTGGTTGGACCATTCCGGCGAGCTGGAACCTCCCGAGCCGCTGTCCCGCCTCCCGCAGCTCAAACAGCGAATCAGACGGCTGCTGTGCGAGCTGTCAGTTGTAAGGCGCCTCTCTGTATGCCACTGTCACTGA